Below is a genomic region from Alosa sapidissima isolate fAloSap1 chromosome 19, fAloSap1.pri, whole genome shotgun sequence.
ggtaatatgaaaaaaaaggaaagtaaacatgctcaaatatgttcatccagtatttactgaaaggtgcataatttgaggtgcttgccatccagtgatgggtacatttacccccttcataaacttttgtttatactcaaaagatttttacatttacagtaggactttatctctgaccactttcaagccatggccttttgaaattttgatataaaaatccaatggtgttgctttcttaaccctgacgcctagtttgccaggtttagaaaagttatgagaggaaaatatttttatttggtgtgaaacacacacatacccgtttttatgctttttgtttgttttataatttgtattaatatttattttatcattattttatttataagctaaggttgctagcacaggtgtctaaaacaagataaaaacacttgcactttctgtttgcagttttgtgtggtatttgaaaaaaagaacattgcattttcagaaatagccggccctccaatcagatgacgttggcagaagtggcccccagttcatttgagtttgagacccctgtcctaaagattaggcccctctgcatagcattcagtgatttgcatgcattaatttcaacactgaccttgatctagcctagtttggctatttaaagctactttattggcaaaacacaacacaatgtaaatgaactataacaaaaaataaaggatttaatcacacaaagtaggcctactattttactgactataaaaataataattatgtaggaagtttagaacccagaattgacctgcacactacaaaagtgcactgaattcaacacaaatgactcaatacacttggaggaggtatgagtcctttcttttccagatatcttaggatttcgccgtagtatcgtttcagtatcgagcatcgtgatatttatggcaggtatcgtatcgaagtcataattttggtatcgtgacaacactaattGCGACCATGTTTGAATCAGTACAGTGTACCCAGTGTCCCACTACACTGGAACCTTAGGATGGCCATGATCTCTGGCCATCCTGTCTTGGGCTGGGCCACCTCCGTGAAGCTCTCATTAACCCGTGCATGAATTGTGCAATTATGTCGGTTGCACAGAGGCAGGCTTGAGCGCAGAATGTGAAGCAACACTGCCTGCTGCCACTTGATAGAAAGACTACTAAGCGCCACTCTGCGGAAACCCCCACTGTGGCTTATAAAAAGAAAAAGTCCACATCTGGCTTGGCCCAGCAGGTGGAATCTCTTTCATCTGATTTGGAGCAAATAAAATCTATGTTAATGTCACTGACTAAAGGCGCAGCCCCTTTTGACACCTCACCTGACATGCCTGAACATTCCCCATCTGAAGcagatgatgattatgatatCCTATCTACAGCTGCATCAAATGCTGTGCTTCAACATAGCGCTGCATGCCCTGAGAATTCAGCACTCTCTGTGCAATTGGCGCCCCCAGCTGGTATGGAACCTGCCACACGGTCCCAAGACCTTAGTGATGACTCTCTAACGTCTGCAAACATTGGGGGTGGCCCCATAGCCTCCCTGCAGAGCACTATGAAGCTGGCTTTAGCCAGATTGGCCCTGGACACACCGCCTGCTCAGACAGCGGAACCCAGTGCCTTCTTTAAGAAAGAACACAAATGATGACTTTTCTGTACCCATTTGTAAGGACTTTGTTGCAGAGTTCTCAGCAGCCTTTGCAGCTGATGCACAAAGGACTTGGGTGAGCCCAGCTGTGTGCACACTATCAGCCATGACAGGTGCGGGAGGTCATGGCCTGGCAAATATGCCAGCAGTGGACCCATGTATTGCAGCGCTAGTGGTTTCGCCAGGCGAGGCGCTGCGTCCAGATCCACGCTGCCCTAGTGCTGAGTGCAGACGTACAGATGAGTTGTTCATCAGAGCTCACAACACAGCAACACGGGTAGGACGGCTATCCAACTCTTTGGCACATCTTCTGCTGGCCTTGCGAGTGTCACTGCCAGGCACTAATGCCGATGCCGCCCCAGATGAATTACTGAACACTGGGCTTCAGACACATAGCCCAGGACATGGGAAGACTTGTAGCTACCTTGGTGCGTGGCTGCCGCCAAGTCTGGCTAGCACAAACCCCCCTGCCAGAGACATGCAGGGCCACAATTCGGGCACTGCCGCTGGTCCCTGGCCATGTCTTTGGACCTGCTGTAAAGGACGCACTGGATCGCCGCGCTTCCCTATCTGAATCGCGTCAGCATGTGAGCACGCACAGGCCCTTTCGTTTTCGGGCCCCAGCGCCTCCAAACCCACGCTTTGGCCACCCCAGGCCTCTCATCCCCACCCACCCAAGGGAAACCAGGCACCAGCAGCACCCTGGTACCTCGTTCGGCCCCCAGGAGTGCAGAGCGAGACCACCTGCTCAGGCGCAACGTAGACTTCCTGCACAGCGCCCTGCTTTTGATGCTAGGCCAAGAAAAGCTCAGCGCTGACGGGCCCCGGCTGGTGACAGGGCTTTTGTCAGTCCAGCAGCTGTCATACTGGAAAAAGTCTGCAAAAGACCTATGGGTCGTGCGTACAATGACAGAAGGGTACAGGCTGCAGTTCCGTCGCCAGCCACCCCTCAGTTCACAGACCAGGGTCACTGTTGTTCGAGACCCAAGGCGTGCATTAGTCCTCTCCAAAGAGATTTCCTCCCTCTTGGACAGGGACGCAATAGAAGTTGTTCACCCTCATGTTCACGAAGAGGGCTTTTATTCAATTTATTTCATAGTTCCAAAGAAAGATGGTGGCCAGAGACCAATCCTGGACCTCCGGAGGTTGAATATGTTCTTAAAAGTTCTTCCCTTTCGCATGTTGCGTTCTGCAGCGTTGGCAAAGGAGAGTGGTTCACACTAGTAGACCTAAAGGATGCGTATTTTCATATCCCGATCGCACCAGAGCACAGAACATTTCTTCGCTTTGCATTCCAGGGGGCTATCTACCAATTCAAGGTCCTCCCATCTGGGCTCTCCCTAGCCCCCCGAATATTCACCAGATGCATGCAGGCAGCCCTGTCACCCCTCATGATCCAGGGCTTCAAAATCCTACCTTACCTGGACGACTGGCTCGTGTGCGCCCCCACCAGGGAGCAGGCAGTCATGGACACACGCAGACTGCTCACTCACATCCAGGCATTGGGCCTCACTGTGAATGGGGAAAAGAGCAACTTGACGCCGACACAGTCGGTGAAGTTCATTGGGATGGGGTTGGATTCCCGCACGATGATGGCCTACCTACCCCAAGTCCGAGTTCAAGCGATCCTTGCTTTCGTCGGGCGCTTTAGATTGGGAACACAGGTACCTTACCTGACATTACTGCAGCTTCAGGGCCTGCTGACAGCCGCAGCACAGGTAATTGCACTAGGGAAGCTGCATGTCAGACCTCTTCAGATGTGGATAAGGGATCTGGGGCTGGACCCTGTACGCCACAGACGCACACCGGTACGTATATCACAAGAATGCTTGACAGCTCTACAGAAATGGCAGTCGACGGATTTTCTTTCGTCAGGAGTAGCCATGGGACAGCTTCCATCACGCAGGGAAGTATTAACAACCGATGCATCCAAAACTGGGTGGGGCGCAGTCTGGCGCCCCAGGGGAGTGCGGGTCATCGcccatggaacaagaacacatCAACCTGCTCAAATTGCGAGCAGTCCGACTGGCATTGGAACATTTTCTCCCAGTGCTGAAGGGCAGACACATGCTAGTCCGCTCCGACAACCTGTCCACTGTGTTCCATGTGAACCACTACGGAGGCACCAGGTCACGAGATCTCCTGAAACTAGCACAGGAATTGTGGTCGTGGGCTTACCCCAGGTTCCTTTCACTAAGAGCGATACACCTGGCGGGTGTGAACAACAGTGTAGCGGACGCACTATCCCGCCGTGCCTTGCACCCTGGCCACTGGAGACTTCACCGAGACGTGGTGCGGCAAATATGGAGCTTGTTTGGCGAGGCACAAGTGGACCTTTTCGCCTCCGCAGatacaactcattgccgtcttTGGTTTTCAGAACAGGAGCAGGACAGTCCACTGGGACAGGACGCCTTAGCTCACAGCTGGCCGGACAGGCTACTCTATGCCTTCCCACCAATCCCTCTCATACACGCTCTGCTGGATCGGATCCAGAAGGAGGGACACAGGGTTATCCTGGTAGCCCCTCGTTGGCCGTCACGAGTTTGGTTCCCCCTGCTGCTGTCTCTCCAGCAGGGGATACCTTGGGAGCTTCCGGTAAGGACAGATCTCCTCTCACAACTAGGAGGGCAGATGTGGCACCCACGACCGGAGTTCCTCCAGCTATGGTTGTGGCCCCTGGGGCCAACCCACGGTTAATGTCCTGCACACCTGAGGTCAGACTCACAATCCTTAACGCTAGAGCACCATCAACCCGTGCAATGTACGATGGGAGATGGAAGATCTTTCAGAAATGGTGTAAAGATCGTCACAGGGACCCGCTGTCCTGTTGAATCAGTGTTAGAATTCCTTCAATCACTTTTTGAATCTGGGAAATCTCCATCTACACTGAAGGTGAATGTAGCTGCACTCTCTAGCCATCGTGCCCTGATCGATGGATCATCCCTCGGCTCGCATCACCTGATGGTTGCCTTCCTTAAAGGAGCAAGGAGACtgtatcaatgtaaatatacaggtcacacaagcacaagtttaaacttcatgtaactgttaagactatataaatatacaacacaactacctctattttttttttatatatatgtcctatatttctattttgatacatacatgttctatatttcagtcttgcactttaatttaatgttttatggtctatggctatgtctatagtatgtctatgtctgtatttaaagtatgtctatgtctgcatgagaAAGTAAGAaatgaaatttcaattctttgtatgaccagtgcatgtaaagaaattgacaataaaagccgacttgacttgacttgacttgactgaggCCACCTAGAATGAATAGGCTGCCACCCTGGGATCTTCCCACTGTTCTAGAATTTCTTTGTGGTAAGCCATTTGAGCCCCTCGACCAGGCTTCTCTTAAATGGTTGTCCTTAAAGTCATCATTTCTTCTTGCAGTGTCATCTGCCAAGCGTGCCTGTGAACTGCATACACTATCTGTCAGCCCTTTGTGCCTTCACTGGGGTTTGGATGATTCAAGTGTGAGGCTCAGGCCTAACCCAACATTCTTACCCAAGGGTCTCTCACCTGGGTTTATCAACCAGTCCATTGAGCTATTGGCCTACACAGACAGCAGTGACCTTCGACGGGTCCTGCTGTGCCCTGTTAGGGCGCTGAGATATTATGTTACCGCTACTGCTGAGATTCGCCGCTCAGaccagttgtttgtttgtttttctgagGCCAAACGAGGAATGCCACTCTCCAAACAGAGGCTCTCGCACTGGTTCATTGAGGTGATAGAGTCGGCCTACAAGCATGTTAACCGTAGACTGCCGGCACCTGTAAAAGGGCATTCGGTCAGGGGCGTGGCAGCTTCGTGGGCAGCCCTCAAGGGGATCCCTCTGTCTGACATTTGTGCGGCCGCAACATGGTCGTCCCCATGTACATTTAGCCGCTTCTACAATGTTAATGTGGCATCTACCCCCTGCCTAGCTTCAGCAGTGCTGTCTACAGCAGATTTGGGTTCCATCTGAGTCACTCCTTGTGACATTGTGATATTCTTCATCCACTACAAAGAGACTGCCCTGGCGGTCAGGAACTACGAAACATAACGCTAGTTACGAATGTAACTGTGGTTATGTGAGTAGTGGATGACCGCCAGGGTTTCTGGTCACTCGGAGTATGCGAGAAGAGAACAGTTACCTGAGGAATGCTGGCGTGTGACAAAAGCTGATATAATTTCGGTGATGTCACATGCCGGGTCACGGAGTGACGTTTTTGGTATACAACTCTCGGTCTGTGGCTGGCGCAACAGAGATATATCCACTACAAAGAGACTGCCCTGGCGGTCATCCACTACTCACATAACCACAGTTACATTCGTAACTAgcgttcccaatctacttcctctgcattaagataacatatggaatgttaaaatggaagccttgtggggccaactatgatgctgataatggaactctcttgaaagggtctatatgaaaTGTGATGCTACAGTAAGTGGCTTGAGTGAGGAGAATGCAATGAGTTGAGCAATATTGTTGAGTTTGTATTTGTGAATAAGACCACAAACAGATGGGATGGTATTCAGATTACTGAACAGATGCTTAATTTGACTTTTTAAAAATTAGATGCCAGACACGaactctccctccttcctttgtACAGGGGTTCATTTGCTGCTTGGTCCTGCTGATGAGATGCTCTCTGGTGGAGGGCAGCAACTCGGCTGTTTGTTACCCCAAAATGAATTTCCTTGTGCACCGTCCGCCTCCCTCTGAGGGATGGAAAAGGAGCCGAGAGCTCAACAGACAATCACTTTCTCCCTGGAAGTGGAAGTAAGTGGAAGCCTCATTCAAATCTTCAACTCGTGGCGTGGCGTGATGTTATGCAAAGCCATTCTTAGATTGATTTGTTAGTTTAGTGCATTCGTTTAATGTAATAATGTGCAGCCCATGGCAGCACTTTGTACGCTTTTTCTGATACATTAGATCATTTCCTCCTCTCCCACCCTTCTAACCGGGAGTGGCGTTGTCACGGTTTAGAATATTATGCTACAGGCCACAAATGTGTACATGACATGAGTATTTTGGTTTAATTGTGCTAACACAGTCTATGAGATAGGGACTGATGGCATGCTCAgtggagagggacagtgagtccCAAACAAGATGATTTAGTTAGTATGGCACAATGTAAACCTGGCAAAGAGCCGTACATTCTCCCAACTGTGTCCATTCACTGTGACATAAGCTGTCTTCTGTACTTCAAAGGCTGTAAACTCCTACTTGTTTAAGTGGGATAGAAGTTAGAGTCAAAGAGATCTGCTGCATCACAAGTCACGCGTCACAATGCTCTGGGATTTGGgaatcaaaatactttatggGTGTCATGGCATGGACCAAAGAATGTGCATTCTCAGAAACTGTACCATACTTTTAGAGGAAGCTATTATGGGTCAAAGAAGGAACGGGAATTGAACTGCATGGAGTTGGATTAGGCCTACAAGCACATTGTAATTGCTTGCAATTTGCCTTTAGTCATCTGGAAGAAATGGCTTCCGAGTGAGGTACAAAGCAAACAAATACACCAAATTGATTGGTAGTCCCAATAAGGAGGTTCATTGTTGAGGATCGACTAAAGACCTTTCTACCCACTGCATTCCGGTTTAATGTTCTAGAATAATTGCACAGAGTGATTTTTGCCAAGCATTCTGAGAAAAGATTAGTGGGTCAAAACTCCACCAAAGCAGTGAAAGCATTTgttaggctgggtgaactcagcctgatctgccggcggtTTCTATTCCaccctgcagctcaggctggaaacctgtacatctctttctcctgcttctGTTACACTTTTGCAGGGGCCAATCACAAActggcttatccacctggcgCGCTATTGGCATGTTTAAAACGATGACGATAGCGGGAGAGCCTGGAGTTTTCACGTCGCTCTGCAAACGTCATCCGGTTCGTTGGTCAGATTGGTGAATGACTATCCAAttgagtcatttgaactatgcccgttgatcacgcctattgtgcagtagaaaatacatagcggactcagaaaaagattgagcttggtctggtgaaagccagactaagcATTTGTCCATCTGGGCATAGCTTCGTGCTGTAATGTAATGGACGTCCTTTCCTGAACCCTTCTAGGAGAATCTTTGTGGAGAATGGGATTCCTCAGGTGATCTACGAAGCAGTCTGTGATGCGTCATACTGCGAATATCCACAGAGTGACATCGAAGCTCAGGGGAACCTCAACGCTGTGGCCATCCACCAGGTGCACCTGGTCCTGCAGAGACAAAGAGGCAGGCCCAGGTGTTACGTCGCGCATTTCAGACGCGTGGCAGTGGGCTGCATGTGCGTCTGGGCCAAACATTCACACTGAAGGACACTCCGCTTCATGTGAAACATTATGATCTGTATAATGTGTCCCACAACCACTTAAGCATACCTGATTCTAACATTGATCCTGACCCCCTAATACAAATTGTTAGCAAGCTGTCATTAATTAATGGGAAAATAAATTGTTGTAAAGATGCTATGCAAAAATATGCCATGTTTATGTTTCAACAACTGAGATAGCATGTTTATTTGTGGGTCTGTGGACAATGTCTTTGAAAATCTAGCAGATTggacacaaaataaataaacgaTACAAGATAAAGAGCTTCCACACATGTCTTGTGCTAATTATTTAGTATACTTATACACAATACTTAATTACTTATACACAATACTTCAATTCATTTGGCTGGCACTGTTATCCAACGTGACTTACTTtacaaagtgacttacaatttACATTCTGGTTTTTGTGAATCTATGGTGCTCTCGCAGCATAGAGACAGATGCTTAAAAGAAAATCCCAATGATTTTTCACATACCGGTAGGTCTCTGTTTCTCGAAGTCACTGAGAACTGCTGTATGAAAACTCCCCGGAAAATAATCGGTTCAGCCTATAGCTGCAGACAATGACTTGAGCcggcaggcagctacagtgctacactctgggggcatgaacattggggctcatgaacatgaaCTACCAGAATTCTTCTTTAAAAAAGTGGTTATTGGTGGTGCCAGCAAAGGACTGATACCCAAATGTACTCATACCTCTACTCCACTGCATCTATACTGAGAGTAAGTTTGGATACGTGTGTACACTAAATGTGTCAGTGTAACTGGTCCTCAATGTGATGTACCTATGTTGAAATGCATCACTGCAGTAATATAGTCATATCAGTTCCTCCATGTCTTACTCTAGCTCCATTCACATTTGATCAAGCGGCTCTGCTGAAGAAATATGACACATAATTAGCATTTGAGAATGTGCACATTTCAGATAAGAGAGAACAAAGAAGTCACTCATTTGAACGTCAACATGCCACTGTTCACTGAGGAATACGTATATAAACTGAAACAATATACAGATGAAATTATCAGTAAAATATGTTGCTAAGAAGCAGTCAACAAATATGTTTAATCTAATCTGATAATAGTTAGTGTGCTGCGTCTAGACACAGAAAATTGGGAACAACTTCGCCGGCTCTCCTAGGAGAGCATTCGCAAGGGAAACACTGAGAGCTGAGCTTTGTGACCTAAAGAATGTCACATGATTCTTAATCCTTGAGTTGAGTTGTTTCTGCCCAGAGCTGAACTGGACACATTTCATTCATTGTGCTGGACAGGCTGGGCACGAGCACACTGTTCGAGActtgaccagagagagagagagagagatagagagagagaactcgcTTGTccatagagatagagatagatagcaCAAAGACAACCATGTTCGAGGAAGTTCTCTAGAACAAAAACTGGACACATTTATAACATTGTCTGTGTAGGTCAGACTAGCTAAAGAACACACAACTGCAAATCTGAACAGAAACAAAGAGTGGTCCCTGctccaggtcacacacacacacacacacagagagagacacacacacagacagacatacacacagagtgagGCACAGGAAGGTCCTGTAGAAGCCTCACTTGGCCTCTCCCTCCTCAGTATGCTGTCGCTGACCTCTGCGACCTAAGTCATGATGGCAGACTCATGGACGTTCACTGTTAACCTGAGGAGGACCCCATAGTGCGGACAAGGTGAGTGATCACATACTGTATCATTTCACCTATCTACTATGTTACAAAGTAATGCATTATACATATATTGATTTGCAAatatggaaaaaa
It encodes:
- the il17a/f2 gene encoding interleukin 17a/f2 isoform X2, which produces MGFICCLVLLMRCSLVEGSNSAVCYPKMNFLVHRPPPSEGWKRSRELNRQSLSPWKWKRIFVENGIPQVIYEAVCDASYCEYPQSDIEAQGNLNAVAIHQVHLVLQRQRGRPRCYVAHFRRVAVGCMCVWAKHSH
- the il17a/f2 gene encoding interleukin 17a/f2 isoform X1 — its product is MFYKFTATKRWGFICCLVLLMRCSLVEGSNSAVCYPKMNFLVHRPPPSEGWKRSRELNRQSLSPWKWKRIFVENGIPQVIYEAVCDASYCEYPQSDIEAQGNLNAVAIHQVHLVLQRQRGRPRCYVAHFRRVAVGCMCVWAKHSH